TCGCCGAGGTCGAGCAGTCCTGCACCCACCTGGTGGTCATGGACCGCGGCCGGCTGATCCAGGCGGGCCCGGTCTCCGAGATCGTCGGCTCCGGCGACACGCTCCTGGTGGGGCTCGCGGACGACGTCTCCGACCCGCTGGTCGACAAGGTGGCCGCGCTGCCCGGCGTCGCCTCGGCGGTCCGCGCGGACGGCGGCCTCCTGGTGCGCCTGGACGGCACGGACGGTGCGAGCGCAGCCCGGCTGCTGCCCGAACTGGTGCGCCTGGAGCTGCCGGTGGAGTCCATGGGCCCGCACCGGCGCCTCGAAGACGCGTTCCTGAACCTGATCGACGGAGGCACCGCATGAGCGTCACAGCCACGGAGCCGGGCACGGGTCCTGGCACGGAGCCGGGCACGGAACGCGCCACGGCCCCCGGATACCGCCCCGGCCGCACGCTGCCGCTGCGGGTCGAGGCGGTCCGCCAGCTGAAGCGGCGCAGGACCCTGGTGATGGCCGGGGTGATGGGCCTGCTGCCCTTCGTCCTGGTCCTCGCGTTCACCATCGCCGGTTCGCCGGAGTCCCGCAGCGGCCGGGTGACGCTGATGGACACGGCCACGGCGTCCGGCGCGAACTTCGCGGCGACGTGCCTGTTCGTGTCGGCGGGCTTCCTCCTCGTCATCCCCGTCGCGCTGTTCTGCGGGGACACGGTCGCCTCGGAGGCGAGCTGGTCCTCCCTGCGCTATCTCCTCGCGGCCCCGGTGCCACGGGCCCGGCTGCTCTGGTCGAAGCTGGCCGTCGCACTCGGCCTCAGCGCGGCGGCGATGGTGCTGCTCCCCCTCATCGCCCTCGCGGTGGGGACGGTGACCTACGGCTGGGGCCCGCTCCAGATCCCGACCGGCGGCGCACTGCCCGCCGGGACGGCCGCGCAGCGCCTGGTGATCGTCGTGGCGTACATCTTCGTCTCCCAACTGGTCACCGCCGCGCTCGCGTTCTGGCTCTCGACGAAGACCGACGCGCCCCTGGGAGCGGTGGGCGGCGCGGTAGGCCTGACCATCGTCGGCAACGTCCTGGACGCGGTGACGGCACTGGGCGGCTGGCGCGATTTCCTGCCGGCGCACTGGCAGTTCGCCTGGGCGGACGCGATCCAGCCCAGAATGGAATGGGGCGGAATGATCCAGGGCTCCGCGGTCTCGGTGACGTACGCCCTGGTGCTCTTCGCCCTGGCATTCAGGGGGTTCGCGCGCAAGGACGTGGTGTCCTAGGAAGTTTCAGCCCGTCCGGCGTTTGAGGACGAACGCGGCGAAGCCGGTGGCTGACACTCCAAGGCCCAGGGGCCCGTTCCCGCATCGAGACTCTTCCGCAACGGTTTGGAGCGAGCGTTCACGGTGCCCCGCGCGTCACAGTCATGTGAACCGACGACGCGAGGGGGCCAGGATGCGGACCTGGAAAGTACGGCGGGGGCTGCTCGCCGCGGGCGTGGCGGGCGGGCTGTTGCTCACCGGGTGCAGTTCCGGCGGCCAGAACACGGACCGGGCCAGTGACAGGGGCAAGCGGGACGGCAGCGCGCCGCTGCCCGCGCCGGGCCCCGCGTCGCCGGGCAGCGGCGAAGCGGCCACCCCCGGCGAGCAACAGGACGGCAAGGAAAGGGACTTCGCGCCGCCCCCGGACTACCTCTCCACATTCGCCCTGGACGTGGACACCGCCTCGTACGGCTTCGCCCGCCGCACCCTCGCCGAAGGACGGCTCCCGGACCCGGCGACCGTACGCCCCGAGGAGTTCGTCAACAGCTTCCGCCAGGACTACCCGCGCCCCGACGGCGACGGCTTCTCGGTGAACGTGGACGGCGCCCGCACCGACGAGGACGACTGGTCCCTCATGCGGGTGGGGCTCGCCACCCGCGGCGACGACTCGGACGGTGAACGCCCGCCCGCCGCCCTCACCTTCGTGATCGACGTCTCCGGTTCGATGGCGGAGCCCGGCCGCCTCGACCTGGTCAAGGAGTCGCTCGGCATCATGACCGACAAGCTGCGCGACGACGACTCCGTCGCGCTCGTCACCTTCAGCGACAGCGCCGAGACGGTGCTGCCCATGACCCGCCTCGGCGACCACCGCGGCAAGGTGCACTCGGCCGTCGACGCCATGGAGCCGGCCCGGTCCACCAACCTGGAGGCGGGCATCCGCACGGGCTACGACACCGCGGTGGGCGGCCGGCACGACGGCGCCACCAACCGCGTCGTGCTCCTCTCCGACGCCCTCGCCAACACCGGTGAGACCAGCGCCGACGGCATCCTGGAGCGCATCTCCGACGCCCGCCGCGAACACGGCATCACCCTCTTCGGGGTCGGCGTCGGCAGCGACTACGGGGACGCCCTGATGGAACGCCTCGCCGACAAGGGCGACGGCCACACCACCTACGTGTCGGACAGCGAGGAGGCCCGCAAGGTCTTCTGCGAGCAGCTCCCGGCCAACATCGAACTGCGGGCCCGCGACGCGAAGGCGCAGGTCGCCTTCGACCCGCGGACCGTCAAACAGTTCCGGCTGATCGGCTACGACAACCGCGCGGTCGCCGACGACGACTTCCGCGACGACACGGTGGACGGCGGCGAGGTCGGGCCGGGACACACCGTGACGGCGCTGTATGCCGTACGGATGAGGCCCGGCGCGAGCGGGCACGTGGCGACGGCGAACGTCCGCTGGCTCGACCCCGACAGCCGTGCCCCGCACGAGAAGTCGAACCAGATCGAGTCCGGTGACCTGGACGGCGGGCTGGAGAACGCCGACGACGGCCTGCGCACCACGGCCGTCGCCGCGTACTTCGCTGACGCGCTGCGGCACGGGACCTCCACGCGGAACGCCCCCGAGCCGATGTCCACTTCCACCGGCTCCCGCTCCACCTCCTGGCAGCCCCTCCCCGGCGCGCCCTCGCTGTCCGAACTGGCAGGAACCGCCGACGAGTTGTCCTCGGACAGTGACGGCGACAAGGCCCTGCGCGACCTCGCCACCGCCGTCCGCCAGGCGGACCGGCTCACCGGCGGCACCGGGGACGACGGAGGCGGGGGAGAGGACGAGGGCGAGATCAGGACGGGCTGAGCGCCCTCAGCCGGTACGCGTACGTGTACGTGCGCCCCGAGTGCAGCAGATACGCGCCCAGTGGCGGCGCACCCCAGGAGTCGTTGCCGCCGACCCCCATCTGCCGGTGGTTGACCCCGAGCACCGTCTCGTCGCGCCGCTTCACCTCGTGCGGGTGCCGGGGCCCGTCCAGGTCGGCGGGCGAGTGGTGCAGCGCGCTGGTCTCAAGGAGCGGCTCGCCCTCTCCCGGGTCGGCGAGCACGGTCAGGCCGCCGCCCGAGCGGTCGGCGAGCGAGAAGCGCCGCACGTCCGTCATGTTGCCGGTCTGCTGCGGCCTGACGTACGGCGCGACCTGCTCGTCCACCGTGGAGCGGTAACGGCCCACGAACGCCGCCGACTTGCGGTCCTGGTAGTTCTCGTGCGGGCCGCGCCCGTACCAGTCGATCCTCTCGAACCCGGCGGGGACGGTGAGCAGGGCGCCCACCACGGGCAGGTCGGGCAGTCCCGACGCCGCCTTCAGCGTGTGCCTGACCCGCACCTCGCCGTCGCCGCGCACCGTGAACACCGTGTGCCAGGACGACTCCTGCGGCGCGGTCGGCAGCGTGCAGCTCACCTCGATGGTGACCTCGCCGGGTGAGGGCTGCGCGGCCTCGACCTCCGTGACCTTCGCCTTGGCGCCCGCCTCGCGCCAAGTGGCCGCCTCCTCATGGAACTTGCGGCCGATGTCGTTGTCGGTGGGCCCGCGCCAGAAGTTGGGCACGGGCCCGCCCGCGAGCAGCGCCTTCCCCTTCACCTTGTACGAGGCGAGGGTTCCGGTCTCCTTGGACAGGACGACCTCGACGTCCCGACCGGTGACCTTCACCTCGGAGCCGCTCTCGGTGAGTTCGAGGGCGGGCAGGGTGCCGGGGGCCGGGGCGGCGGGTGCGGGTGCGTGCCAGTCCAGGGGGAGCTGCTCGGCGGCGACGGTGTGGCCCGCCGGGGCCCAGCGGGTCTTGTGGCGCAGGGCGAAGGCGACGTCGAGCCAGTACTCGGCGCCGGCTTCGAGGCTGCCGGGCTTCTTGTACGGGATGCGGACGGCCTTGGAGGCGCCGGGCTTCACATCGGGCGCCCGCAGTGTGCCGTGCTGGATCCGCTGGCCGTCGCGCGTCACGCTCCAGCGCAGCTCGTACGCGTCCAGGCCGCTGAAGAGGTGCTTGTTGCGGACCTTGACGGTGCCCGCGCCGAGGTCGTCGGCGGTCACGGCCAGCGGCTGGTAGACCTTCTTGATCTCCATGAGGCCGGGGTGGGGCGCACGGGTCGACGCCACCAGGCCGTTGCAGCTGAAGTTGCCGTCCGTCGGATAGCCCTCGTGCCAGTCGCCGCCGTACGAGAGATAGCTGTGCCTGCGGTCGCCGGGGATGGGTCGGCGGATGTTCTGGTCGACCCAGTCCCAGACGAAGCCGCCGTGCAGATTGGGGTACTTCTCGAAGATCTCCCAGTACTCGGGGAGGTTGCCGTTGCTGTTGCCCATCGCGTGCGTGTACTCGCAGAGCATGAACGGCTTGGAGTTGCCGGACGCGCCGTACTTCTCGACGTCGGCGGGCTTCGTGTACATCTCGCTGTGCACGTCGGCGACGGAGTTCATGCCTTCGTAGTGCACGGGCCGTGAGCCGTCACGGCCGCGCACCCAGTCCGCCATCTTCTTGAAGTTGTCGCCGTTCCCGGCCTCGTTGCCCAGCGACCAGGCCACCACGCAGGCGTGGTTCTTGTCGCGCTCGACCATCGAGCGGATCCGGTCCACGCAGGCGTCGGTCCACTCGGGCAGCGAGGCGGGCAGCCGGTCGCGCACCCCGTGCGTCTCCAGGTTGGTCTCGTCGATGGCGTACAGGCCGTACTCGTCGCACAGCTCCAGCCAGCGCGGATGGTTGGGGTAGTGCGAGGTCCGGACGGCGTTGATGTTGTGCCGCTTCATGAGCAGCACGTCCTCGACCATCACCGACTCCGGTACGGCCTGCCCGTGCTCGGGGGTCGACTCGTGCCGGTTGGTGCCGTGGAACATGACGTGCTTGCCGTTGACCGTCCACTTGCCGGGACCGAAGTCGACCTGGCGGAAGCCGATGCGGGTCCGCTGGATGTCGGTCGTGCGGCCCTTGGTGTCGGTGAGGGTGACGACGAGGGTGTAGAGATTCGGGTCCTCGGCTGACCAGAGAGCGGGAGCCCTGACGTCGGCCTTGAGGGTGAGCGGCTTGTCGAAGTCGGGCTCGCCGCTCAGTTTCGTGCCCGGCACGGGGCGGCCGTCGGCGTCGTACAGCCGGGCCGTGACGCGATGGCCGCCCGCGCGCGCCTCGCCGGTCCGGTCGCGTACGACGGTGGTGACGGACAGTGTCGCGTCGCGGAACGCCGAGTCCAGGTCCGTCCGTACGAAGACGTCGTGCACATGCACGAGGGGGATCGCGTACAGATACACGTCCCGGAAGATCCCGGACAGGTCGATCATGTCCTGGTCCTCCAGCCAGCTGCCGTCGGACCAGCGGTAGACCTCCACCGAGAGGGAGTTGGCGCCGGGCCGCAGATACGGGCTGATGTCGAACTCGGCCGGGGTGTAGCTGTCCTCGCTGTAGCCGACCTTCTTGCCGTTGACCCAGACGAAGAAGGCCGACTTCACACCCTGGAAGGAGATCAGGGTGCGCCGCCCGGACCAGTCGTCGGGGACGGTGAAGGTGCGGCGGTAGGAGCCGACGGGGTTGAAGTCCTTGGGCACGTCGGGGAAGTCGGGCTTCTCGTAGCCCTCCCACGGATACCTGATGTTGAGGTAGATCGGCTCGGGATAGCCCTCGATCTCCCAGTTGGAGGGCACGGGGATGTGGTCCCAGCCGCTGACGTCGTAGTCGTCGGCCTCGAAGCCGGTGGGGCGCTGCTCCGGGTTCCTCGACCAGTGGAAGCGCCAACTCCCGTTCAGGGAGCGGTAGTACGGCGACTTGGTGAGCTCCCCGCGCAGGGCGTCCGCGGTGGAGGCGTACGGGACGAGTCTGGGCCTCGCCGCTTCTCTGTTGACCTGGAAGACGCGCGGATCGGCGTTCCACTCGGGGGTGTC
This Streptomyces sp. NBC_01283 DNA region includes the following protein-coding sequences:
- a CDS encoding ABC transporter permease — translated: MSVTATEPGTGPGTEPGTERATAPGYRPGRTLPLRVEAVRQLKRRRTLVMAGVMGLLPFVLVLAFTIAGSPESRSGRVTLMDTATASGANFAATCLFVSAGFLLVIPVALFCGDTVASEASWSSLRYLLAAPVPRARLLWSKLAVALGLSAAAMVLLPLIALAVGTVTYGWGPLQIPTGGALPAGTAAQRLVIVVAYIFVSQLVTAALAFWLSTKTDAPLGAVGGAVGLTIVGNVLDAVTALGGWRDFLPAHWQFAWADAIQPRMEWGGMIQGSAVSVTYALVLFALAFRGFARKDVVS
- a CDS encoding von Willebrand factor type A domain-containing protein, which encodes MRTWKVRRGLLAAGVAGGLLLTGCSSGGQNTDRASDRGKRDGSAPLPAPGPASPGSGEAATPGEQQDGKERDFAPPPDYLSTFALDVDTASYGFARRTLAEGRLPDPATVRPEEFVNSFRQDYPRPDGDGFSVNVDGARTDEDDWSLMRVGLATRGDDSDGERPPAALTFVIDVSGSMAEPGRLDLVKESLGIMTDKLRDDDSVALVTFSDSAETVLPMTRLGDHRGKVHSAVDAMEPARSTNLEAGIRTGYDTAVGGRHDGATNRVVLLSDALANTGETSADGILERISDARREHGITLFGVGVGSDYGDALMERLADKGDGHTTYVSDSEEARKVFCEQLPANIELRARDAKAQVAFDPRTVKQFRLIGYDNRAVADDDFRDDTVDGGEVGPGHTVTALYAVRMRPGASGHVATANVRWLDPDSRAPHEKSNQIESGDLDGGLENADDGLRTTAVAAYFADALRHGTSTRNAPEPMSTSTGSRSTSWQPLPGAPSLSELAGTADELSSDSDGDKALRDLATAVRQADRLTGGTGDDGGGGEDEGEIRTG
- a CDS encoding glycoside hydrolase family 2 TIM barrel-domain containing protein produces the protein MGAHLPSRRSFLATGTALAGWAAFSAQKQAFAAEAKAADTPEWNADPRVFQVNREAARPRLVPYASTADALRGELTKSPYYRSLNGSWRFHWSRNPEQRPTGFEADDYDVSGWDHIPVPSNWEIEGYPEPIYLNIRYPWEGYEKPDFPDVPKDFNPVGSYRRTFTVPDDWSGRRTLISFQGVKSAFFVWVNGKKVGYSEDSYTPAEFDISPYLRPGANSLSVEVYRWSDGSWLEDQDMIDLSGIFRDVYLYAIPLVHVHDVFVRTDLDSAFRDATLSVTTVVRDRTGEARAGGHRVTARLYDADGRPVPGTKLSGEPDFDKPLTLKADVRAPALWSAEDPNLYTLVVTLTDTKGRTTDIQRTRIGFRQVDFGPGKWTVNGKHVMFHGTNRHESTPEHGQAVPESVMVEDVLLMKRHNINAVRTSHYPNHPRWLELCDEYGLYAIDETNLETHGVRDRLPASLPEWTDACVDRIRSMVERDKNHACVVAWSLGNEAGNGDNFKKMADWVRGRDGSRPVHYEGMNSVADVHSEMYTKPADVEKYGASGNSKPFMLCEYTHAMGNSNGNLPEYWEIFEKYPNLHGGFVWDWVDQNIRRPIPGDRRHSYLSYGGDWHEGYPTDGNFSCNGLVASTRAPHPGLMEIKKVYQPLAVTADDLGAGTVKVRNKHLFSGLDAYELRWSVTRDGQRIQHGTLRAPDVKPGASKAVRIPYKKPGSLEAGAEYWLDVAFALRHKTRWAPAGHTVAAEQLPLDWHAPAPAAPAPGTLPALELTESGSEVKVTGRDVEVVLSKETGTLASYKVKGKALLAGGPVPNFWRGPTDNDIGRKFHEEAATWREAGAKAKVTEVEAAQPSPGEVTIEVSCTLPTAPQESSWHTVFTVRGDGEVRVRHTLKAASGLPDLPVVGALLTVPAGFERIDWYGRGPHENYQDRKSAAFVGRYRSTVDEQVAPYVRPQQTGNMTDVRRFSLADRSGGGLTVLADPGEGEPLLETSALHHSPADLDGPRHPHEVKRRDETVLGVNHRQMGVGGNDSWGAPPLGAYLLHSGRTYTYAYRLRALSPS